A single window of Marinitoga hydrogenitolerans DSM 16785 DNA harbors:
- a CDS encoding ATP-binding cassette domain-containing protein codes for MSIELKNVSKKYNDKFAVKDLNLKIEDGKITVLIGLSGCGKTTTLKLLNRLVERSEGEIFFDGVSIDDIDKIQLRRGIGYVIQEIGLFPHYNVFDNIVVVPKLLGWNKRKIKEKVKELLELVNLDYDSVVNKYPLELSGGQRQRVGVARALAADPKILLMDEPFGAIDPINREILQDVLLDIQNK; via the coding sequence ATGAGTATTGAATTAAAAAATGTGTCTAAAAAATATAATGATAAATTTGCAGTAAAAGATTTGAATTTAAAAATTGAAGATGGAAAAATAACAGTTTTGATAGGGCTATCTGGGTGTGGAAAAACAACCACATTAAAATTATTGAATAGATTAGTGGAAAGAAGTGAAGGAGAAATATTTTTTGATGGTGTTTCGATTGATGATATTGATAAAATTCAGTTGAGACGAGGGATAGGTTATGTAATTCAAGAAATTGGATTATTTCCTCATTATAATGTTTTCGATAATATTGTGGTAGTTCCAAAGCTTTTGGGTTGGAACAAAAGAAAGATAAAGGAAAAAGTAAAGGAACTTTTGGAACTTGTAAATTTAGATTATGATTCAGTAGTTAATAAATATCCTTTAGAATTATCAGGTGGTCAAAGGCAGAGAGTAGGTGTAGCAAGAGCATTAGCAGCAGATCCAAAAATTTTGTTGATGGACGAACCTTTTGGGGCCATAGATCCGATTAATAGAGAAATTTTACAAGATGTTTTGTTGGATATACAAAATAAATAA
- a CDS encoding cytochrome b5 domain-containing protein yields the protein MKKVLLVLMVILSLVVYAEYVNIVDLNYDEFGVKYKIIPYNKLIENNGKNSKESFVAISGIVYDVTYEKPWEKGYHEGYNAGSELTFEILRLSPHGVSKLKNIDHIGILAFTYDELKKFNGKNGNKAYVAVNGIVYDVSHSKLWKNGEHKGKHEAGNDLTYEITKLSPHGLKKLDNVFPIGILIYSFDELKKFNGKNGNKAYVAVNGIVYDVSHSKLWKNGEHKGKHEAGNDLTYEITKLSPHGLKKLDNVYKVGYIALNKNELKKFNGKNGNKAYVAVNGIVYDVSHSKLWKNGEHKGQHEAGNDLTYEITELSPHGLKKLDNVYKVGFLLY from the coding sequence ATGAAAAAGGTATTATTAGTATTGATGGTTATTTTAAGTTTAGTTGTATACGCTGAATATGTGAATATAGTAGATTTAAATTATGATGAATTTGGAGTGAAATATAAAATAATTCCTTATAATAAATTAATAGAAAATAATGGAAAAAATAGCAAAGAGTCTTTTGTTGCAATTAGCGGAATTGTGTATGATGTTACCTATGAAAAACCATGGGAAAAAGGATATCATGAAGGCTATAACGCTGGATCAGAACTAACATTTGAAATTTTAAGACTTTCACCTCATGGTGTGAGTAAATTAAAAAATATTGATCATATTGGAATTTTAGCTTTTACTTATGATGAATTAAAAAAATTCAACGGAAAAAATGGGAATAAAGCATATGTAGCAGTTAATGGAATAGTGTATGATGTATCTCACTCTAAATTGTGGAAAAACGGAGAACATAAAGGAAAACATGAGGCAGGGAATGATTTGACGTATGAAATAACAAAGTTGTCGCCACATGGGTTAAAAAAATTAGATAATGTTTTTCCAATTGGTATATTAATATATAGTTTTGATGAATTAAAAAAATTCAATGGAAAAAACGGAAATAAGGCATATGTAGCAGTTAATGGAATAGTGTATGATGTATCTCACTCTAAATTGTGGAAAAATGGAGAACATAAAGGAAAACATGAGGCAGGGAATGATTTGACGTATGAAATAACAAAGTTGTCACCACATGGATTAAAAAAATTAGATAATGTATATAAAGTTGGCTATATAGCTTTAAATAAAAATGAATTAAAAAAGTTTAACGGAAAAAATGGAAATAAAGCATATGTAGCAGTTAATGGAATAGTGTATGACGTATCACATTCTAAGCTTTGGAAAAATGGAGAACACAAAGGGCAACATGAAGCAGGAAATGATTTAACATATGAAATAACAGAGTTATCGCCACATGGATTAAAGAAATTAGATAATGTATATAAAGTAGGATTTTTATTGTATTGA
- a CDS encoding ABC transporter permease, protein MDLFSYFINNFDVVMQRTLEHLFIFFISWILSVVVGVFIGIYITREKRKRYTNLALTITGITQSIPSVAVIALIFLFMGIGKLTAIIALFLYGLVPIVFNTTSGIVSISPKIIEIAKGMGMNEKEILYKIEIPIALPAIFSGLRNSAIINIATATVASVIGGGGLGVIIFTGLSHYNAPIIFAGALPVSVLAIGIDIVLELFEKKWVSKGLINEF, encoded by the coding sequence ATGGATTTATTTTCATATTTTATAAATAATTTTGATGTTGTTATGCAAAGAACATTAGAACATCTATTTATCTTTTTTATTTCATGGATTTTGTCAGTTGTTGTAGGAGTTTTTATAGGGATATATATTACAAGAGAGAAACGAAAAAGATATACTAATTTAGCTTTAACAATAACGGGTATAACGCAATCTATACCAAGTGTAGCAGTTATAGCTTTGATATTTTTATTTATGGGAATAGGTAAGTTAACAGCTATTATAGCATTGTTTTTATATGGTTTAGTTCCAATAGTTTTTAATACAACATCTGGAATTGTAAGTATCAGCCCGAAAATTATTGAAATTGCAAAAGGAATGGGAATGAATGAAAAAGAAATTTTATATAAAATAGAGATACCAATTGCGTTACCAGCAATTTTTTCTGGGTTAAGAAATTCAGCAATTATAAACATAGCTACAGCAACAGTTGCTTCAGTAATAGGTGGAGGCGGATTAGGAGTAATTATTTTCACGGGGTTATCCCATTATAATGCACCTATTATTTTTGCTGGTGCTTTACCTGTATCAGTTTTAGCGATAGGAATAGATATTGTGTTGGAACTTTTTGAGAAAAAGTGGGTTTCTAAAGGATTAATAAATGAATTTTAA
- a CDS encoding CBS domain-containing protein produces the protein MEKVIDDDYALISSLDEINKLKKNCYILYNNEYAGFFINNNIKKLRKEYINYNDSVLEGINIMFKKNINYLPVLKNGKVLGVLKYESIMED, from the coding sequence GTGGAAAAAGTTATAGATGATGATTATGCTTTAATAAGCTCTTTAGATGAAATAAATAAGTTAAAAAAGAATTGTTATATTTTATATAATAATGAATATGCAGGTTTTTTTATAAATAATAATATAAAGAAGTTAAGAAAAGAATATATTAATTATAATGATAGTGTTTTAGAAGGAATAAATATTATGTTTAAGAAAAATATTAATTATTTACCTGTTTTGAAAAATGGAAAGGTTTTAGGAGTGTTAAAATACGAATCGATTATGGAGGATTAA
- a CDS encoding HTH domain-containing protein: protein MDTIELIVKVLSESKEPLKAGEIAEKAGIDKKEVDKAIKKLKKEEKIESPKRCYYTIKK from the coding sequence GTGGATACAATCGAATTAATTGTTAAAGTATTATCAGAATCAAAAGAGCCGTTAAAAGCTGGAGAAATAGCAGAAAAGGCTGGGATTGATAAAAAAGAAGTAGATAAAGCAATAAAAAAATTAAAAAAAGAGGAGAAAATTGAATCTCCGAAAAGATGTTACTATACTATAAAGAAATGA